The Epilithonimonas zeae genome contains a region encoding:
- a CDS encoding endonuclease: MKKNIFILLVGMFGITNAQIPTGYYDGTDGLTGAALKTKLSEIATRGHQDKGYNWNVFSSADRDKYYEKDNTVLDIYSENPTGPDPYNYTMGANQCGNYSGEASCYNREHTIPKSTFDDRTPMHNDYHHLLPTDGYVNGRRSNWPYGEVGTATWTSRNGSKLGSSKLNGYGGTVFEPINEFKGDIARIYFYFATRYQSLITGFNYDMYDGSTFKVFGEPFLSMLLRWHQQDPLSQKEIDRNNAVYAYQGNRNPFIDHPEYIAQIWGTVMAVDDASFSKNLTIAPNPVKGNTIQVTGDKDLKQFKKAFIYNTVGQNVQTIENPFQNGNTITLKNLPKGIYILKTGELNTKFIVD, from the coding sequence ATGAAAAAAAATATTTTTATTCTTTTGGTTGGGATGTTTGGTATTACAAATGCGCAAATTCCAACCGGTTATTATGATGGAACTGATGGACTTACCGGAGCTGCACTTAAAACCAAACTAAGCGAAATCGCTACAAGAGGTCATCAGGACAAAGGTTATAATTGGAATGTTTTTTCTTCTGCTGACAGAGACAAATATTATGAAAAAGATAATACTGTTTTAGATATTTATTCTGAAAATCCGACCGGACCAGATCCTTACAATTATACAATGGGAGCTAATCAATGCGGTAATTACAGCGGAGAAGCATCTTGTTATAACAGAGAGCATACGATTCCAAAATCGACGTTCGACGATAGAACACCAATGCATAATGACTACCACCACCTTTTACCAACTGACGGTTATGTGAATGGTAGAAGAAGCAACTGGCCTTATGGAGAAGTTGGAACTGCAACTTGGACTTCCAGAAATGGCTCAAAATTAGGAAGTAGTAAACTGAATGGTTATGGCGGAACCGTTTTCGAACCAATTAATGAGTTCAAAGGTGATATTGCAAGAATCTATTTCTATTTTGCTACAAGATATCAATCGTTAATTACCGGATTTAATTATGATATGTATGACGGAAGCACTTTTAAAGTTTTTGGAGAGCCTTTCCTAAGTATGTTGCTAAGATGGCATCAGCAAGATCCTCTATCTCAAAAAGAAATTGACAGGAATAATGCAGTTTATGCATACCAAGGAAACAGAAATCCATTCATTGATCATCCAGAATATATTGCTCAAATCTGGGGAACTGTAATGGCTGTAGATGATGCTTCTTTCTCTAAGAACTTGACAATCGCTCCAAACCCTGTAAAAGGAAATACAATTCAGGTAACAGGAGATAAAGACTTGAAACAATTCAAAAAAGCGTTTATTTACAATACTGTTGGACAGAATGTACAAACAATTGAAAATCCGTTTCAAAACGGAAATACAATTACTTTAAAAAATCTTCCAAAAGGTATTTACATCTTGAAAACAGGTGAATTGAACACGAAATTTATCGTGGATTAA
- the rbfA gene encoding 30S ribosome-binding factor RbfA, with protein MESNRQRKVAQIIQEDMAEIFRKQASESKESFLVSVSDVKVTADLSIAKIYLSIFPAELRKPIMKEINTNNAFYRNYIGQKMSKQVRIIPQLSFYIDTSLDDVERIERELKGEGDNPIL; from the coding sequence ATGGAAAGCAACAGACAAAGAAAAGTAGCGCAAATTATTCAGGAAGATATGGCAGAAATCTTCCGCAAACAGGCATCGGAAAGTAAAGAGAGCTTTTTGGTATCGGTTTCTGACGTGAAAGTAACTGCCGATTTGAGTATCGCAAAAATATATTTGAGCATCTTTCCGGCTGAACTGAGAAAGCCGATAATGAAAGAAATCAACACCAATAATGCTTTTTACCGCAACTATATTGGACAAAAAATGTCTAAGCAAGTGCGCATCATTCCGCAATTGTCTTTTTACATCGACACAAGTCTGGACGACGTGGAACGCATCGAAAGAGAACTAAAAGGCGAAGGCGACAACCCAATTCTATAA
- a CDS encoding J domain-containing protein — MKDYYYFLGIPQNASAEDIKKAYRKLSLKYHPDKNDNDEFFSDRFKEIKEAYETLMDDGRRKLYDQNLSSQQRNVKSILPPKIKNFSASKIRAIKGEEITIYWNTYDADLVKIVPFGLEKPNGERTIRIKEFDSQGKFQILLHATNTVLHKTIVQGITITELAESESGSEEKESLNNPTESFQKLPKKENQSKRLVSVLIFLALVAMIIWIMFS, encoded by the coding sequence GTGAAGGATTACTATTACTTTCTCGGAATTCCTCAAAATGCTTCTGCAGAAGACATCAAAAAAGCCTACAGAAAATTGTCTCTGAAATATCATCCGGATAAAAATGATAATGATGAGTTCTTTTCAGATAGATTCAAAGAGATCAAGGAAGCTTATGAAACTTTGATGGATGATGGACGACGAAAGTTGTATGACCAAAATCTCTCCAGCCAGCAAAGAAATGTGAAGAGTATTCTTCCTCCGAAAATCAAGAATTTTTCTGCTAGTAAAATCCGAGCAATAAAAGGTGAGGAAATTACTATTTATTGGAATACTTATGATGCGGACTTGGTGAAAATTGTTCCTTTTGGATTAGAAAAACCGAACGGTGAAAGGACGATTAGAATAAAAGAATTTGATTCTCAAGGGAAATTCCAGATTTTGCTCCACGCGACAAATACTGTTCTTCATAAAACAATTGTTCAGGGAATTACAATTACAGAATTAGCAGAATCTGAATCGGGTTCTGAAGAAAAAGAGTCGTTAAACAACCCAACTGAATCTTTCCAAAAATTGCCCAAAAAAGAAAACCAATCTAAAAGACTGGTTTCTGTTCTTATATTTTTAGCATTAGTTGCTATGATTATCTGGATAATGTTTAGCTGA
- a CDS encoding dihydrofolate reductase family protein, with protein MRKIISFMHISLDGFVAGPNGEMDWIKVDEEIFDFVAKRIGKSDTAMYGRVTYQMMESYWPTAADKPNASKHDVEHSRWYKDVHKIVLSKSVESQDSNKTTIINENLVDKINEIKRQKGKDILLFGSPSATHSLIQQNLIDGFWLFVNPIVLGQGIPLFVDIKERINLKLLNTQQFTNGVTELNFITEK; from the coding sequence ATGAGAAAGATAATTTCTTTTATGCATATCTCTCTCGATGGTTTTGTTGCAGGTCCAAACGGAGAAATGGATTGGATAAAAGTTGATGAAGAGATTTTTGATTTTGTAGCTAAACGCATTGGTAAGAGTGATACAGCAATGTATGGTCGCGTGACTTATCAGATGATGGAAAGTTATTGGCCAACAGCGGCTGACAAACCGAATGCAAGTAAGCACGATGTTGAACATTCGAGATGGTACAAAGATGTACACAAAATTGTTTTATCCAAATCAGTTGAGAGTCAAGATTCAAACAAAACAACAATTATCAATGAGAATCTTGTAGATAAAATCAATGAGATAAAACGACAAAAGGGAAAAGATATTTTACTCTTTGGTAGTCCGTCAGCTACTCACTCGCTGATTCAACAGAATTTGATTGATGGCTTTTGGCTCTTTGTAAATCCAATTGTTCTTGGTCAAGGTATTCCATTATTTGTGGATATTAAGGAAAGAATTAATCTGAAACTTTTGAACACGCAGCAATTCACTAATGGCGTGACTGAACTGAATTTTATCACAGAAAAATAA
- a CDS encoding SRPBCC family protein, protein METLRYQIEIDAPAEKVWDILWNDKTYSQWTHYFSPGSVMKTDWEVGGKTYFTEASGQNGMVSTIERIEKPKHLVFKHLGELTDGVEDVDSEKVKAWNGSLEAYYLENNNGKTTLKVEVGVDNSYKDMMDEGFNKGLEVVKNLSEN, encoded by the coding sequence ATGGAAACATTAAGATATCAAATAGAGATTGATGCACCAGCGGAAAAAGTTTGGGATATTTTGTGGAATGACAAAACTTATTCTCAATGGACACATTATTTCAGCCCGGGTTCTGTGATGAAAACAGATTGGGAAGTTGGAGGGAAAACGTATTTTACTGAAGCAAGTGGGCAAAACGGAATGGTAAGTACAATAGAACGTATCGAGAAGCCAAAACATTTGGTGTTTAAACATCTTGGCGAGCTAACTGATGGAGTGGAAGATGTTGACAGTGAAAAAGTAAAAGCTTGGAACGGAAGTCTGGAGGCTTACTATCTCGAAAACAATAATGGAAAAACAACCCTGAAAGTTGAAGTCGGTGTCGACAATAGCTACAAAGATATGATGGATGAAGGCTTCAACAAAGGCTTAGAAGTCGTAAAGAATCTTTCTGAAAATTAA
- a CDS encoding endonuclease yields MKKCIFILAVGMFGITNAQIPTGYYDSAAGLTGYALKTKLGEIITAGYQTKSYDNLYNGYPTTDTDKFYENDGSVLDIYSENPTGTDPYNYQHGVKKCGNYSVEGDCYNREHSIPQSLFNEASPMVSDIQHILPTDGKVNGMRSNYPYGKVNNPTWTSKNGSKVGPNASSGYSGTVFEPINEFKGDVARVMFYFVTRYQTRLSGFSSGNMLNTSNVNQGLTTWELNLMLLWHQQDPVSEREITRNNAAYNYQKNRNPYIDHPEYVAQIWGTVMAVDDASFSKNLTIAPNPVKGNVISITGDKDLKQFKKAFIYNMVGQNVQTIENPFQGGNTITLKNLPKGVYILKTGELNTKFIIE; encoded by the coding sequence ATGAAAAAATGTATTTTTATTCTTGCTGTTGGAATGTTCGGCATTACAAATGCGCAGATCCCGACAGGTTATTATGACAGTGCAGCCGGATTGACCGGATATGCACTTAAAACAAAGCTTGGAGAAATCATAACTGCTGGTTACCAAACCAAAAGCTATGATAATCTTTACAATGGTTATCCTACAACAGATACTGACAAATTCTACGAAAATGATGGCAGTGTTCTGGATATCTATTCTGAAAATCCTACTGGTACAGATCCTTACAACTATCAGCACGGTGTAAAAAAATGTGGTAATTATTCTGTAGAAGGTGATTGCTACAACAGAGAACACTCTATTCCGCAAAGTCTTTTTAACGAAGCAAGCCCGATGGTTTCTGACATCCAGCACATTCTTCCTACAGATGGAAAAGTAAACGGAATGAGAAGTAACTATCCTTATGGGAAAGTGAATAACCCGACTTGGACTTCTAAGAATGGATCTAAAGTTGGTCCCAATGCTTCTTCTGGTTATTCAGGAACTGTTTTCGAGCCGATTAATGAGTTCAAAGGTGATGTTGCGAGAGTAATGTTCTATTTTGTTACAAGATACCAAACAAGACTTTCCGGTTTCTCCAGTGGCAATATGCTTAACACAAGTAATGTTAATCAAGGCTTGACGACTTGGGAATTAAATCTTATGTTGCTTTGGCATCAGCAAGATCCAGTTTCTGAAAGAGAAATTACAAGAAACAATGCGGCTTACAATTACCAAAAAAATAGAAATCCATACATCGATCATCCAGAATATGTTGCTCAAATCTGGGGAACTGTAATGGCTGTAGATGACGCTTCTTTTTCTAAGAATTTGACTATTGCTCCAAACCCTGTAAAAGGTAATGTTATCAGCATCACTGGAGATAAAGATTTGAAGCAATTCAAAAAAGCATTTATCTACAACATGGTAGGACAAAATGTTCAAACAATTGAAAATCCGTTCCAGGGTGGAAATACAATTACTCTGAAAAATCTACCTAAAGGCGTATATATTCTTAAAACTGGAGAATTAAACACCAAATTTATAATTGAGTAA
- a CDS encoding SRPBCC family protein, with protein sequence MNKIKVTAEINKPINEVWNAFNNPEHIVNWNFAHESWECPSAKNDLTVGGKLEVRMQAKDGSFGFDFVGIYDDVKENQSIQYHMEDGREVEIIFEKLSDDKTKVTESFDPENQNPLEFQKDGWQAILDNFKSYSESI encoded by the coding sequence ATGAATAAAATTAAAGTAACAGCAGAAATCAATAAACCAATTAATGAGGTTTGGAACGCATTCAATAATCCGGAACATATTGTCAATTGGAACTTTGCCCACGAAAGTTGGGAATGTCCTTCTGCTAAAAATGATTTAACAGTTGGCGGTAAATTAGAAGTAAGAATGCAGGCAAAGGACGGAAGTTTTGGTTTTGACTTTGTTGGGATTTATGATGATGTTAAAGAAAATCAATCAATCCAATATCATATGGAAGATGGACGAGAAGTTGAAATTATTTTCGAAAAATTGTCTGATGACAAAACAAAAGTGACTGAAAGCTTTGACCCGGAAAATCAAAATCCTTTGGAATTCCAAAAAGACGGTTGGCAAGCAATTTTGGATAATTTTAAGTCTTATTCAGAAAGTATTTAG
- a CDS encoding VOC family protein, with translation MNNNIFPCFWFNQNGVEAAEFYTSVFRNTEITVNTPMVINIEIEGQKLMFLNAGPMFKPNMTLSLMMMCDSAEEVESYYHRLAEKGKVMMELDAYPWSEKYAWVEDQYGISWQLYFTAEKAKQKVSPVMMFTGNNAGKCKEALNYYTSIFPDSEIEGIMEYEEGQGDVVGNVAHSQFIINDYVMMAMDSSHDHKAQFTEGTSITVMTKDQDETDYYWDEFTKEGSESMCGWLKDKYGFSWQIVPHKLIELTNTHEVEKAQKAFGAMMKMKKIIIKDIEDAYYNS, from the coding sequence ATGAACAATAATATATTTCCCTGTTTTTGGTTCAACCAAAATGGCGTTGAAGCAGCAGAGTTTTACACTTCTGTTTTCAGAAATACAGAGATTACAGTTAATACGCCAATGGTTATTAACATAGAAATCGAAGGTCAGAAATTAATGTTCCTGAATGCTGGTCCAATGTTCAAACCTAATATGACTTTATCATTAATGATGATGTGTGATTCTGCTGAAGAAGTAGAAAGCTATTATCACAGACTTGCTGAAAAAGGAAAAGTAATGATGGAATTGGACGCTTATCCATGGAGCGAAAAATATGCTTGGGTAGAAGACCAATATGGGATTTCCTGGCAATTATATTTTACAGCTGAAAAAGCCAAGCAAAAAGTTTCTCCGGTAATGATGTTTACTGGGAATAATGCCGGAAAATGTAAAGAAGCCCTGAATTATTATACAAGCATTTTCCCGGATTCTGAGATAGAGGGCATTATGGAATATGAAGAAGGACAAGGTGATGTGGTTGGAAATGTAGCGCATTCTCAGTTTATCATCAATGATTATGTGATGATGGCAATGGACAGTTCACACGATCATAAAGCTCAATTTACAGAAGGGACTTCTATAACCGTAATGACCAAGGACCAAGACGAAACCGATTATTATTGGGACGAATTCACAAAAGAAGGCTCGGAAAGTATGTGCGGTTGGCTCAAGGATAAATATGGCTTCAGCTGGCAGATTGTTCCGCATAAATTAATAGAATTGACAAATACTCACGAAGTTGAGAAAGCTCAAAAAGCATTTGGAGCAATGATGAAAATGAAAAAAATTATCATCAAAGATATAGAAGACGCTTATTACAACTCATAA
- a CDS encoding GDSL-type esterase/lipase family protein has product MKYNGQLFKKLFFLAMILNSLLFFAQEKPYWKEIQEFKKLDQTNGITKKPILFVGSSSFTYWKDVNDYFPGKTIINRGFGGSRLLDLNNYSEELLTPYNPKQIVIYCGENDIATDNPSSAEVLERFKTFFGKIRAKYPKVPVAYVSIKYSPSREQFWPQMKELNQSIQAYLKTQKRAKYIDITKVMNDENGKVRTDIFKEDMLHMKPVGYRLWAKVMEPYLK; this is encoded by the coding sequence ATGAAATACAACGGACAGCTTTTCAAAAAGCTTTTTTTCTTGGCAATGATTCTCAACTCTCTCCTATTCTTTGCTCAGGAAAAACCTTATTGGAAAGAGATTCAGGAATTCAAAAAACTTGACCAAACCAACGGAATTACGAAGAAACCAATTCTATTTGTAGGAAGTTCATCTTTTACTTATTGGAAAGACGTGAATGATTATTTTCCAGGAAAAACGATTATCAACAGAGGTTTTGGAGGTTCCAGATTATTGGATCTTAATAATTATTCCGAGGAACTTCTCACACCTTACAATCCTAAACAAATCGTTATCTATTGTGGAGAAAATGATATTGCTACAGACAATCCTTCTTCAGCCGAAGTTTTAGAAAGATTCAAAACATTCTTTGGAAAAATCAGAGCTAAATATCCGAAAGTTCCGGTAGCCTATGTTTCTATCAAATATTCACCAAGCCGTGAACAGTTTTGGCCGCAGATGAAAGAACTTAATCAATCAATACAAGCTTACCTTAAAACTCAAAAAAGAGCAAAATATATTGATATTACAAAAGTAATGAATGACGAAAACGGAAAAGTAAGAACCGACATTTTCAAAGAAGATATGTTGCATATGAAGCCTGTAGGTTATCGACTTTGGGCAAAAGTGATGGAGCCTTATTTAAAATAA
- a CDS encoding DUF3108 domain-containing protein, with translation MKNLLFLISFLWFTSASAQFDNINAGEVLSYRIHYGFITAGNATLSTTKTSYKGQPAFYVRGVGKTSGAAKAFFKVEDVYESYINENKEPLFYVRNVSEGSYTQHLQSTFNPANNSLVLVDKKHTDRPAKTIKVPNDIQDMLSCFYYLRSQTADNLKVGSVLKMNVWIDDELFPFQLKVVGTENLSTKFGKINCLKIIPSVISGRVFKQKEGVTMWVTNDQNRVPILIKAELAVGSLKASIDSYSNVKYPLNFKK, from the coding sequence ATGAAGAATCTGTTATTTCTAATCAGTTTTTTATGGTTCACATCAGCTTCAGCACAATTTGATAATATCAATGCTGGCGAGGTTTTGAGCTATAGAATTCACTATGGTTTTATTACGGCTGGAAACGCTACTTTATCAACTACAAAAACTTCTTACAAAGGGCAACCGGCTTTCTACGTTCGAGGTGTTGGGAAAACAAGTGGTGCAGCGAAGGCATTTTTCAAGGTAGAAGATGTTTACGAAAGTTATATCAATGAAAATAAAGAACCACTTTTCTATGTAAGAAATGTTTCTGAAGGAAGTTATACTCAGCATTTGCAAAGTACCTTTAATCCAGCTAACAACTCTTTGGTTTTAGTAGATAAAAAACATACGGACAGACCTGCAAAAACAATTAAAGTTCCAAATGATATTCAGGATATGTTGTCTTGTTTTTATTATTTGAGAAGCCAGACTGCAGATAATTTGAAAGTAGGTAGCGTGTTGAAAATGAATGTCTGGATTGATGACGAATTATTTCCCTTTCAATTGAAAGTGGTCGGAACAGAGAACTTGTCAACCAAATTTGGTAAAATTAATTGCCTCAAAATTATTCCTTCTGTTATCAGCGGAAGAGTTTTTAAACAGAAAGAAGGCGTTACAATGTGGGTGACAAATGACCAAAACAGAGTACCAATTCTTATAAAAGCTGAACTCGCGGTTGGGTCGCTCAAAGCAAGTATTGATAGTTACAGCAATGTAAAATATCCATTGAACTTTAAAAAATAA
- a CDS encoding VOC family protein, with protein sequence MPKLNSYLNFDGTAEEAFKFYQSVFGGEFVGGVMKMGNAPGTEHLSEDEKNRVMHIALPIGKDLLMASDIVPSMGHKLNQGNGNYISIFPESREEADRIFNGLSAGGEIEMPMEDQFWGDYFGSFKDKYGVCWMVNYSKDSGYEG encoded by the coding sequence ATGCCAAAATTAAATTCATACCTCAATTTTGATGGTACAGCAGAAGAAGCTTTCAAATTTTATCAATCCGTTTTCGGTGGCGAATTCGTAGGCGGAGTAATGAAAATGGGAAACGCTCCAGGAACAGAACATCTTTCCGAAGATGAGAAAAACCGTGTGATGCACATCGCATTGCCAATAGGAAAAGATCTCTTGATGGCTTCGGACATCGTTCCTTCTATGGGCCACAAACTGAATCAAGGAAATGGGAATTATATTTCGATTTTCCCTGAAAGTAGGGAAGAAGCAGACCGAATCTTCAATGGACTTTCTGCGGGTGGAGAAATAGAAATGCCAATGGAAGATCAGTTTTGGGGCGACTATTTCGGAAGTTTCAAAGACAAATATGGTGTTTGCTGGATGGTCAATTACAGCAAAGATTCTGGTTACGAAGGATAA
- a CDS encoding SRPBCC family protein, translated as METDKNFEYRFHSKRSASEIFQFLQNVQNWWSGFFGEIISGKSDQIGDEFSFSAGDGVHFSKQILIESNPGKELVWLVTESNLSFLQDTHEWENTKIKFNLKAVDDGTQVTFTHEGLIPKIECYENCSGAWTQYLENLEKSLNS; from the coding sequence ATGGAAACGGATAAAAACTTTGAATATCGTTTTCACTCCAAAAGATCTGCAAGTGAGATTTTTCAATTCTTACAAAATGTACAAAATTGGTGGAGCGGTTTTTTCGGAGAAATAATTTCAGGAAAGAGTGATCAAATCGGAGACGAATTTTCTTTTTCAGCAGGCGATGGAGTTCATTTTTCAAAACAAATATTGATAGAATCTAATCCAGGCAAAGAATTAGTCTGGCTGGTTACAGAAAGTAATCTGTCTTTTCTTCAAGACACTCACGAATGGGAAAACACCAAGATAAAATTCAATCTGAAAGCTGTCGATGATGGGACACAGGTCACGTTTACGCACGAAGGTCTGATTCCCAAAATCGAATGTTATGAAAATTGTTCAGGCGCTTGGACTCAATATTTGGAAAATCTGGAGAAATCTTTAAACTCATAA
- a CDS encoding XAC2610-related protein, whose product MYKLLFLLISSICFSQKNEYFSDSKTVIKANQYKINITQNNKGKQPVVDFILYKKSANQWIQIQLGNFRKEESNLYVTTDEDLNNDGYNDIKISFAQAARGSNEIEKLLIFDPKQQKLIDITNSQEYPNLHYNPTRNCINSYMFSGSNTTLFFKLRNNKLENFAKVEFYNDSVYSYKIKNNEQILLKKKPYQSSDSAVFFSDFDPIKE is encoded by the coding sequence ATGTACAAATTATTATTTCTTTTAATTTCCAGCATTTGCTTCAGTCAAAAAAATGAATATTTTTCTGATTCAAAAACAGTTATAAAAGCTAATCAATACAAAATCAATATCACACAAAACAATAAAGGCAAACAACCCGTTGTAGATTTCATTTTATACAAGAAATCTGCTAATCAATGGATTCAAATCCAATTGGGAAATTTCAGAAAAGAGGAAAGCAATCTATATGTAACAACCGATGAAGACCTGAATAACGATGGCTATAATGACATCAAAATTTCTTTTGCTCAAGCAGCTCGAGGTTCTAATGAAATAGAAAAGCTGTTGATATTTGATCCAAAACAGCAAAAATTAATAGACATAACTAATTCTCAAGAATATCCTAATCTCCATTACAATCCTACGAGAAACTGTATTAATTCTTATATGTTTTCGGGGAGCAACACTACGTTATTTTTCAAACTCAGAAATAACAAATTGGAAAACTTTGCAAAAGTCGAATTCTATAACGATAGTGTTTACAGTTATAAAATTAAAAATAATGAACAGATACTGCTAAAGAAGAAGCCTTATCAATCTTCTGACTCCGCAGTATTCTTTTCAGATTTTGATCCTATCAAAGAATAG
- a CDS encoding VOC family protein, which yields MAAVNPYLTFHGQCEEAFKFYESAFGTKVPFWSRFGDMPAQEGMPPLADEYKNQIMHVSLPISAETVIMGSDSLPGMGEYKNGNDFSVAIKAESKDEAKNLFEKLSEGGKVTMELQDTFWGAYFGMWEDKFGIQWMINYDDPEKVQEH from the coding sequence ATGGCAGCAGTCAATCCTTACTTAACATTCCACGGACAGTGCGAAGAGGCTTTTAAATTTTATGAATCTGCATTCGGGACCAAAGTTCCTTTCTGGAGCCGTTTTGGTGATATGCCAGCTCAGGAAGGAATGCCTCCGTTGGCAGACGAATACAAAAACCAAATAATGCATGTTTCACTTCCAATTTCTGCAGAAACTGTGATTATGGGCAGCGACTCTCTTCCGGGAATGGGCGAATACAAAAACGGAAACGATTTTTCAGTCGCAATCAAGGCCGAGTCAAAAGATGAAGCTAAAAATTTGTTCGAGAAACTTTCCGAAGGTGGAAAGGTCACAATGGAACTTCAGGACACCTTTTGGGGCGCTTATTTCGGGATGTGGGAAGACAAATTCGGAATCCAATGGATGATTAATTATGACGACCCAGAGAAAGTTCAGGAACATTAA
- a CDS encoding ABC transporter permease produces MKNAFYIASRYLISKKGSTAVTFITWLAALAMVAAVAAMFIIISVFSGLEEMNKQMIANLHADLTIKSKTGKILPDIDKIQNSLKKNSDIAHFSKLIEEKVYLSYKNNGEIAYLRGVDSAYTSVNPINENIFYGKYPDFKYSNEVIMENSLDNRLSLPVNSSQDFATILMPKPGKGIIQQENDIFNKKDIFVSGIFPGNDQLDNYIIAPIELTQQLLGLPKSACYQIVIKLKNPANAEIVKFNLSKEFGDKIVINTKSEENAAFWKMINTEKLMIYLIFGLVIFITTFNLAGAITILQLDKKDQAKSLVALGFNKKNLRMIYFFTGFLIVFFGIMMGLVIGSIICFLQIRTGLFRASETLPFPVKIEMINYIIVSVTALFFGLSISWIFSKINKKYISDN; encoded by the coding sequence TTGAAAAATGCTTTTTACATAGCATCTCGATATCTGATTTCTAAAAAAGGAAGTACAGCAGTTACCTTCATCACTTGGCTGGCGGCTCTTGCGATGGTGGCGGCTGTAGCAGCGATGTTCATTATCATTTCGGTTTTTTCCGGATTGGAGGAAATGAACAAGCAAATGATTGCCAATCTGCACGCAGACCTTACTATCAAAAGCAAAACCGGAAAGATTTTACCGGATATTGATAAAATCCAAAACTCGCTAAAGAAGAATTCTGATATTGCTCATTTCTCTAAATTGATAGAGGAAAAAGTCTATCTGAGTTATAAAAATAATGGCGAAATTGCCTACCTGAGAGGCGTAGATTCTGCTTACACAAGCGTGAATCCTATCAATGAGAATATTTTCTACGGCAAATATCCCGATTTCAAATACAGCAATGAGGTGATTATGGAAAATAGTCTGGACAACAGACTTTCACTTCCTGTGAATTCTAGTCAAGATTTTGCAACGATTCTGATGCCGAAACCCGGAAAAGGAATTATTCAGCAAGAGAACGATATTTTCAATAAGAAAGATATTTTCGTTAGCGGAATTTTCCCAGGCAATGACCAATTGGATAATTACATAATTGCTCCGATAGAATTAACGCAACAACTTCTTGGACTTCCAAAATCGGCTTGTTATCAAATCGTGATTAAGCTGAAAAATCCTGCCAATGCAGAAATCGTTAAGTTTAATTTGTCTAAAGAATTTGGAGACAAAATAGTCATCAATACAAAATCTGAAGAAAATGCAGCATTTTGGAAGATGATTAACACCGAGAAACTGATGATTTATTTGATTTTTGGTTTGGTGATTTTCATTACGACATTCAATTTGGCTGGAGCGATTACTATTTTGCAATTGGACAAAAAAGATCAGGCGAAATCCTTAGTTGCTTTAGGATTTAACAAAAAGAATCTTCGGATGATTTATTTCTTCACCGGATTTTTGATTGTCTTCTTTGGGATTATGATGGGACTTGTGATTGGTTCTATTATATGTTTTCTGCAAATCAGAACAGGGTTGTTCCGTGCCAGTGAGACCTTGCCTTTCCCAGTTAAAATAGAAATGATAAATTATATTATTGTTTCAGTTACAGCTCTATTCTTTGGGCTTTCTATTTCCTGGATTTTTTCTAAAATCAATAAAAAATATATTTCGGATAATTAG
- a CDS encoding SRPBCC domain-containing protein — protein sequence MEKVTAKASIGIQKPVSEVFEAIINPEIMQNYFISKGSGRMETSKEIFWSFPEFDGSYPLTTKEIIPNEKIVFVWDPKSVVTIELQQLSENNTVIKVAEEGHNTDEKGIKWAIGQTEGWANFLACMKAWLEYGIHLRKGAFDFMKTN from the coding sequence ATGGAAAAAGTAACAGCAAAAGCTTCTATCGGAATTCAGAAGCCTGTTTCAGAAGTTTTTGAAGCGATTATCAATCCGGAAATAATGCAGAATTATTTCATTTCCAAAGGTTCCGGAAGAATGGAAACCAGTAAGGAAATCTTCTGGTCTTTCCCAGAGTTTGATGGTTCCTATCCGTTGACAACGAAAGAAATAATTCCCAATGAAAAAATTGTTTTTGTGTGGGATCCAAAATCTGTTGTGACAATAGAGTTACAACAATTATCTGAAAATAATACAGTGATAAAAGTTGCGGAAGAAGGGCATAACACAGACGAGAAAGGTATAAAGTGGGCAATAGGTCAAACAGAAGGCTGGGCCAATTTTCTGGCTTGTATGAAGGCTTGGCTGGAATATGGAATCCATTTACGGAAAGGCGCTTTTGACTTTATGAAAACTAACTAA